The genomic segment GCCGTGATGGTCACGGACTGCTCGTGCAGGAACGGCAGCAGCTCGAGGCGCCCCGCCGTGGTCACCTCGTTGTCGTACACTGCGAGGTCGGGGTCGCCGCCGGTCGCCTCGGCCAGTCGCCGCTGGAGCGCGGCGACGGAGCCCTGCGGTCCGATCAGGCGCACCCGTGACGGCCGCGGCGCCGGATCGGCGTCGGCGGCCGCCGCGACGATGTCCTCGCTTCGGGTGAGGCGCTCCAGCCACTGGTCCTCGGTCTCGACGAACACGCCCACGCCCTCGTCGGCCAGCACGCGCCGCACCGCGGCCGGCAGGCCGACGGGCGCACTGAGGGTCAGCGCGGACCCGGCCCGGAGCCCGGCGACGGCGACACGGAGCACGGCCTGCCACGAGGCATCCGCCGTCGCGCGCACGGCCACCGAGGGGATCGGCCGGTAGCGGAACAGGTTGCGCTCGATGCCGAGCCCCGAGACGTCCTTGACCTGGCCGAACTCGCGGTCCCACGCGATCGCATCCGACAGCGCGCCGCGGCGGAGCCACTCGAACGCCTCGTAGCCCAGCGACGGCTGCGCCGCCTCGATGAGCGACACGATGCGGGTGTCCAGGCCGCGGAGGTGGAGGGTTCCCGAGACCGGGGACCCCGAGGTCGGCCGCCAGCGTCCCAGGCCGATGAGGTAGTTCGGCCCACCGGCCTTCGCGCCCGCTCCGACCGACGACCGCTTCCAGCCGCCGAACGGCTGACGCTGCACGATGGCACCGGTGATGCCGCGGTTGACGTAGAGGTTGCCGGCCTCGACGCGGTCGAGCCACATCGCCAGGTCGTCGGGGTGCTGCGTGTACAGGCCGGCGGTGAGCCCGTACGCGACGGCGTTCTGCAGCTCGATCGCGTGCGACAGCGACGTCGCGTGCATGATCCCGAGCACGGGTCCGAAGAACTCCTCGCGGTGGAATCGCGAGCCCGGCTGCACACCGGTACGGATGCCGGGGCGCCACAGCCTTCCGGCGTACTCGGGGCCCCCGTCCACGGGCTGCGGCTCGACCAGCCAGCTCTCCCCCTCCTCGAGGGTCGTCAGGGCCCACTCGAGCTTCCCGCTCGGAGCTTCCACGACCGGCCCGACCTCGCTGAGCGGATCGGACGGCGGTCCGACGCGGAGCGAGGCGGCGGCATCCACCAACTGCCGCGCGAAGCGCTGCGAGTGCCCGACCGGGCCGACGAGGATCGCCAGCGACGCGGCCGAGCACTTCTGCCCGGCGTGCCCGAACGCGCTCTTGACGAGGTCGGATGCCGCGAGGTCGAGGTCCGCCGTCGGCATGACGATCATCGCGTTCTTGCCGCTCGTCTCGGCGAGGAGCGGCAGGTCGGGCCGCCACGAGCGGAACAGTGCGGCGGTCTCCCACGAACCGGTGAGGATGACCCGGTCGACGTCCGGGTGCGACACCAGCGCCTGGCCGAGCGCGCCCTCGTCGATGTCGACCAGCGCCAAGACGTCGCGCGGCACGCCGGCCTCCCACAGCGCCTCCGCGACGACGGCCGCACAGCGACGGGCCTGCGGCGCGGGCTTGAAGACGACGCCCGATCCTGCGGCGAGCGCGGCGAGCACGCCGCCGGCGGGGATCGCGATCGGGAAGTTCCACGGCGGGGTGACCAGCGTCAGCCGCGCCGGCTCGAACACGGCGCCGCTCACGCGGTCGAGCTCGCGCGCGGTCGCGGCGTAATAGCCGGCGAAGTCCACGGCCTCGCTCACCTCGACGTCGGCCTCGGCGAACACCTTGCCCGTCTCGGACGCGGCCACCTCGATGAGCTCGCCGCGGCGGGCCTCCAGCGCACGCGCCGCGGCCGCGAGCACCGCACCGCGCTCGACAGCCGGGGTGGCGCCCCACGAGGCCGCGCCGTCGCGGACGCGGGCGACGATCGTCTGGAGTGCGGCCTCGTCGGTGACCGCGGCCGCCGCGAGCGTCTCGTCGCCGGC from the Microbacterium atlanticum genome contains:
- a CDS encoding proline dehydrogenase family protein, with protein sequence MEEAAGRKLAEDAVALAERWIAESAQADVDPAAERLAGVLKDPRGLPFTIGFVDGVMRPESLSAAASHLHRVAPLVPGFLPWYLRSAVRVGGVVAPVLPTPVVPIARRVLREMVGHLVVDARPEKLGPAIARLRETGARLNLNLLGEAVLGEDEALRRLEGIHELIRRPDVDYVSVKVSAIASHISMWAFDEVVDKVVERLLPLYLSAAGDRTFINLDMEEYRDLDLTIAVFMRLLEDPRLHPLEAGIVLQAYLPDALPALQRLTDWARKRVGDGGARIKIRLVKGANLAMERVDAVMHGWPLATYDTKVDSDANYIRCLRYALQPEHTAAVRIGVAGHNLFDIAYAWLLAGETGVRDALEFEMLLGMAQGQVDAVARDVGHVLLYVPVVRPDEFDVAISYLVRRLEENASSDNFLSAAFDLADDPAMFARERDRFLSSLARADDPRLLTGPRRQQDRTAAEAVDDSPDAAPLTGSRVRRPAEPEGDLALTQAVLGIARTVAADGDTVPMERVVPEQVFGADAFVETAVFAPRESGAAVAGAPGFGNTPDSDPALPANRTWARGILTRIATSRAGDETLAAAAVTDEAALQTIVARVRDGAASWGATPAVERGAVLAAAARALEARRGELIEVAASETGKVFAEADVEVSEAVDFAGYYAATARELDRVSGAVFEPARLTLVTPPWNFPIAIPAGGVLAALAAGSGVVFKPAPQARRCAAVVAEALWEAGVPRDVLALVDIDEGALGQALVSHPDVDRVILTGSWETAALFRSWRPDLPLLAETSGKNAMIVMPTADLDLAASDLVKSAFGHAGQKCSAASLAILVGPVGHSQRFARQLVDAAASLRVGPPSDPLSEVGPVVEAPSGKLEWALTTLEEGESWLVEPQPVDGGPEYAGRLWRPGIRTGVQPGSRFHREEFFGPVLGIMHATSLSHAIELQNAVAYGLTAGLYTQHPDDLAMWLDRVEAGNLYVNRGITGAIVQRQPFGGWKRSSVGAGAKAGGPNYLIGLGRWRPTSGSPVSGTLHLRGLDTRIVSLIEAAQPSLGYEAFEWLRRGALSDAIAWDREFGQVKDVSGLGIERNLFRYRPIPSVAVRATADASWQAVLRVAVAGLRAGSALTLSAPVGLPAAVRRVLADEGVGVFVETEDQWLERLTRSEDIVAAAADADPAPRPSRVRLIGPQGSVAALQRRLAEATGGDPDLAVYDNEVTTAGRLELLPFLHEQSVTITAHRFGNPDPWSEGVI